Proteins from a genomic interval of Nautilia sp. PV-1:
- a CDS encoding rhodanese-like domain-containing protein gives MLKYATPAGYNELRTNIEEFLKLYKENKAVLIDIRMPFEKKVWGLKFTTEMTPEELESNLDKLPKDKLIVTACPGKGRSPFAAAFLKENGFNAKFLEEGLLELMAKLKGGEAKKFLEN, from the coding sequence ATGCTCAAATACGCAACACCTGCCGGATATAATGAATTAAGAACTAATATAGAAGAATTTTTAAAGCTTTATAAAGAAAATAAAGCTGTATTGATAGATATAAGAATGCCTTTTGAAAAAAAAGTTTGGGGTCTTAAATTTACAACGGAAATGACGCCGGAAGAATTGGAATCAAACCTTGACAAACTTCCAAAAGACAAACTGATAGTAACGGCATGCCCCGGCAAAGGGCGTTCACCTTTTGCAGCAGCCTTTCTTAAAGAAAATGGTTTTAATGCAAAATTTTTAGAAGAAGGTCTGCTTGAGCTTATGGCTAAGTTAAAAGGCGGTGAAGCCAAAAAATTTCTGGAAAATTAA
- a CDS encoding efflux RND transporter permease subunit produces the protein MFEYFYKRRHFLFAIIAVMFVFGLIGLFKMPKNLFPDANRPEVVIFTQVPGAPANVVATTVSKPIEEEMATLSHVYEIKSTNVANFSIVHVVFDYTKTLQASAVDVSNALNRIKDKLPQGSTPALYLVGDFTAPVDVFALSPKNSSITLPEIRKIADSFIKPRLLNSKDIGNVEVFGGYQSAIMIKIDPLKLQKYKISFDNLLKVLQTTDRDFPIGFIKNKNNFITLSFYGDESDVKKLKNMFIKPNVKLSDVANISWNYKTNNSTYIGNDTPAIAISVERAPGGSVLGTSDAAREIMKKIEKNYPNIKVSISDTQRTLVETSNTNMLEALRDAIFYTLLVLMIFLGNFRALIAASLSIPMVFFGVLAFLYLTGQGLNIVIYTAIILALGMLTDDAVVVLENIERHLEEGDELKNAIYNGTKEVLLPIFAGTISTIAIVFPLMFVGGYPQKIFRPLIETLIVSLLISWFLSVTFIPILSNYLYKNGFEKSKIEKFFERMYQNTIGKLIIPYVGIIKWTNGKFYVLRRMVLIAGAMIVLMISMKTVMPLIGRDVMPPMDTGIMKAKVEFSSNLNANESENRLKPFFKWLNKQPWLVQSSVAIGTEKGVLSIGGGGSGNSVMMTIIAVDRFHRKKTIWQLENEVRNQLAKIEGIKYLNVFDFGATALSTISAPLAVQFRSDNYQDLPKLAHEAEKIIQNIKGLTTTQISWDKDYKEAVIEIDKNKALSYGLTPGAIVYQIALKDQPAAISSKLSSMNVQFVRVRFAGDFGKNIQTLKLLPIDTPKGVIPLSAVAKIKTHFTYNKIDRFDLQYAIEAQAYRVKRPISKITTDADKLLHKHGITHYSQQGDMKELNDAFSRLIKAVAIGVIILIMTLMVVYQSLRLSLIMIIVLPLSMIGGSWALLIAHKPSCMPSMVGLLLLFGIIIKNAVLLIDFYKEFEKEGKTPFESAITAIKVRFRPVMMTAFGTIAGMIPIALEQAIGLERLSPIADVAVGGLLIGTLLTLVYVPMIAYSTDPKNKKTNVFEKIEDKK, from the coding sequence ATGTTTGAATATTTTTATAAACGAAGACATTTCCTCTTTGCAATCATTGCGGTTATGTTCGTTTTCGGACTTATAGGTCTTTTTAAAATGCCTAAAAACCTCTTTCCGGACGCAAACAGACCGGAAGTGGTTATATTTACCCAGGTTCCGGGAGCACCCGCAAACGTTGTTGCCACTACTGTTTCAAAACCTATTGAAGAAGAAATGGCCACATTAAGTCATGTGTATGAAATAAAATCCACTAACGTGGCCAACTTTTCTATAGTACACGTAGTATTCGACTACACCAAAACACTTCAGGCATCTGCGGTTGACGTCAGCAACGCGCTAAACCGTATAAAAGACAAACTGCCTCAGGGCTCTACCCCCGCACTGTATCTTGTGGGAGACTTCACCGCTCCTGTGGACGTTTTTGCACTGAGTCCTAAAAACAGCTCAATTACACTGCCGGAAATACGAAAAATAGCCGACAGTTTTATAAAACCTAGACTTCTTAACAGTAAAGATATCGGAAACGTGGAAGTTTTCGGCGGTTATCAAAGCGCAATAATGATCAAAATAGACCCGCTTAAACTGCAGAAATATAAAATTTCCTTTGATAATCTTTTAAAAGTTCTGCAGACTACTGACAGAGATTTCCCTATAGGGTTTATAAAAAACAAAAACAACTTTATTACGCTTTCATTTTACGGAGACGAAAGCGATGTTAAAAAACTAAAAAACATGTTTATAAAACCTAACGTTAAATTAAGCGACGTAGCAAATATTTCATGGAATTATAAAACAAACAACAGTACATATATAGGAAACGATACTCCCGCTATAGCAATTTCCGTAGAAAGAGCCCCGGGGGGAAGTGTTCTGGGAACCAGTGACGCCGCCAGGGAAATTATGAAAAAAATAGAAAAAAATTATCCTAATATTAAAGTAAGCATTTCTGATACTCAAAGAACACTTGTAGAAACTTCGAATACAAACATGCTTGAAGCTCTCAGGGATGCAATCTTTTATACACTGCTTGTACTTATGATTTTCTTAGGAAACTTCAGAGCTTTGATTGCGGCTTCTTTATCCATTCCAATGGTATTTTTCGGAGTATTGGCGTTTTTATATCTAACCGGACAAGGTCTAAATATCGTTATTTACACCGCCATTATCCTGGCACTCGGAATGCTTACAGACGACGCCGTGGTCGTACTTGAAAACATTGAAAGGCATCTCGAAGAGGGAGATGAGCTTAAAAACGCCATTTATAACGGAACCAAAGAAGTTCTTCTTCCTATTTTCGCAGGGACAATCTCAACCATCGCAATCGTGTTCCCGTTAATGTTCGTAGGAGGATATCCTCAAAAAATATTCCGTCCGCTAATCGAAACACTTATAGTTTCACTTCTTATAAGCTGGTTTTTATCCGTAACGTTTATTCCTATACTGTCAAATTATCTGTATAAAAACGGATTCGAAAAAAGCAAAATAGAAAAATTCTTTGAAAGAATGTATCAAAACACAATAGGTAAACTTATTATCCCATACGTAGGAATCATTAAATGGACTAACGGAAAATTCTACGTATTAAGAAGAATGGTATTAATCGCCGGAGCAATGATAGTTTTAATGATCAGTATGAAAACTGTTATGCCTCTTATCGGAAGAGATGTAATGCCTCCTATGGATACAGGTATTATGAAAGCAAAAGTGGAATTTTCAAGTAATTTAAACGCAAACGAAAGTGAAAACAGACTTAAACCGTTTTTCAAATGGCTTAATAAACAGCCTTGGCTGGTACAAAGTTCTGTTGCCATCGGTACAGAAAAAGGAGTCCTTTCAATAGGGGGAGGCGGAAGCGGAAACAGTGTAATGATGACAATTATAGCCGTAGACAGATTTCACAGAAAAAAAACTATATGGCAGCTTGAAAACGAAGTAAGAAATCAGCTTGCCAAAATCGAAGGAATCAAATACCTAAACGTATTCGATTTCGGTGCAACTGCGCTTTCTACAATTTCAGCTCCTTTAGCCGTACAATTTAGAAGCGACAATTATCAAGATCTGCCTAAACTTGCACATGAAGCAGAAAAAATCATACAAAACATTAAGGGGCTTACAACAACCCAGATAAGTTGGGATAAAGACTATAAAGAAGCAGTTATAGAAATTGATAAAAACAAAGCCTTAAGCTACGGTCTGACTCCTGGAGCAATTGTTTACCAAATAGCCCTTAAAGATCAGCCGGCGGCAATTTCAAGTAAATTAAGCTCTATGAACGTACAGTTTGTAAGGGTAAGATTTGCGGGAGATTTCGGCAAAAACATACAAACGCTTAAACTCCTTCCTATTGATACGCCAAAAGGAGTAATTCCTCTTAGCGCCGTAGCGAAAATAAAAACTCATTTCACATACAATAAAATCGACAGATTTGATTTACAGTACGCAATTGAAGCACAGGCTTACAGGGTTAAAAGACCTATCAGTAAAATTACCACCGATGCCGATAAATTACTGCATAAACACGGTATTACCCACTATTCTCAGCAGGGTGATATGAAAGAGCTTAACGACGCATTTTCAAGACTGATAAAAGCAGTTGCTATCGGTGTAATTATCCTTATAATGACACTGATGGTCGTATATCAGTCATTGAGATTATCGCTTATTATGATAATAGTGCTTCCGCTTTCAATGATTGGGGGAAGCTGGGCACTGTTAATTGCACACAAACCTTCCTGTATGCCTAGTATGGTAGGTTTGCTGCTGCTTTTCGGTATTATTATCAAAAACGCAGTACTTTTAATAGACTTTTATAAAGAATTCGAAAAAGAAGGTAAAACTCCGTTTGAAAGCGCTATTACGGCTATCAAAGTAAGATTCAGACCTGTAATGATGACTGCTTTCGGAACAATAGCCGGAATGATTCCTATTGCCCTTGAACAAGCCATAGGGCTTGAAAGACTTTCACCTATTGCAGATGTAGCCGTAGGTGGATTATTAATCGGTACATTATTAACACTTGTATATGTTCCAATGATAGCTTATTCAACAGATCCTAAAAATAAAAAAACAAATGTTTTTGAAAAAATTGAAGATAAAAAATAA
- a CDS encoding efflux RND transporter periplasmic adaptor subunit, with the protein MKALKIIVPIVIAAVLIGGAVKLVKVRKAEEAKMHKALVYPIIVKTYQPQEKNLTLSLPYLATVKNSNEVIVNSKFAGRITYVKNLGDKVKKGDIVARIDSSDLKAKLKEIDENIKSLKDKLRAQKISLDNLLLTHERTKKLLAVKMASIEQYQSEENKIAELKASINATKNSLKAAKANKNAILQNLTYTTLKSPINGVISAKFLNKDDNAFPGKPILKITSNKGNYLFIALPQDRKEIIYKNKEYSLIPLNSTFEGLKTFKAEVKDNTLLPGERVDIDVVEFKGKATALPYKAVLTIGNKNYVFIPDGNKAEVKPVHIIAQGKKVVAIKEKINTPVILAEPDLLLKIKAGHTIKIEN; encoded by the coding sequence ATGAAAGCATTAAAAATAATCGTACCAATCGTAATAGCGGCGGTTCTTATAGGAGGAGCCGTTAAACTTGTAAAAGTAAGAAAGGCCGAAGAAGCCAAAATGCACAAAGCTCTGGTATATCCTATAATTGTTAAAACATACCAGCCTCAGGAAAAAAACCTGACACTTTCGCTGCCGTATCTTGCTACGGTGAAGAATTCAAACGAAGTTATCGTAAATTCGAAATTTGCGGGAAGAATCACTTATGTTAAAAATCTCGGTGACAAAGTAAAAAAAGGCGATATAGTTGCCAGAATAGACAGCAGCGACTTAAAAGCAAAACTAAAAGAAATAGATGAAAACATCAAATCGTTAAAAGACAAACTAAGAGCCCAGAAAATATCACTTGACAATCTTCTTTTAACGCATGAAAGAACAAAAAAACTGCTTGCTGTAAAAATGGCTTCAATTGAGCAGTATCAAAGCGAAGAAAATAAAATAGCTGAGCTAAAAGCATCTATAAATGCTACTAAAAACTCTTTGAAAGCTGCCAAAGCCAATAAAAACGCTATTTTGCAAAACCTGACATACACAACGTTAAAATCGCCTATTAACGGTGTAATAAGCGCAAAATTTCTAAATAAAGACGATAATGCGTTTCCTGGAAAACCTATTCTTAAAATTACGTCAAATAAAGGAAACTATCTGTTCATAGCTCTCCCTCAAGACAGAAAAGAGATAATTTACAAAAACAAAGAATATTCTTTAATTCCTCTAAATTCAACGTTTGAAGGACTTAAAACATTCAAAGCCGAAGTTAAAGACAACACTCTTTTACCTGGAGAAAGAGTTGATATAGATGTAGTGGAATTCAAAGGAAAAGCCACTGCGCTTCCTTATAAAGCGGTATTGACAATAGGAAATAAAAATTATGTATTTATACCTGACGGCAACAAAGCCGAGGTAAAACCGGTTCATATTATCGCCCAGGGCAAAAAAGTAGTTGCGATAAAAGAAAAAATAAATACGCCGGTGATTCTTGCAGAGCCTGATCTGCTTTTAAAAATAAAAGCCGGACATACGATAAAAATAGAGAATTAA
- a CDS encoding TolC family protein, protein MKKTLLLTSLILTLNASEITKLLDAIQKTPDTKLDNIMIKEMKTNKKELINSLYPKVSLFASAEHFNVPTSMRPLPPTESAMLLKTNGTLPFSKNIYRIGFNISMPIFIKEIYDNKKRMDFLLKATKYQAKLNLLKREASLITLISNLNYLFDLKKALKIQQNSIQTTYNAIKVGVNVGRIPEFKLLRLKDSLNQIKTKISEVDTKIEDIKAKIYVLTDIYVNKPVNFISFKVKKGEFFALKPLKENLKATYYEIKSKKDAYLPKVSLKIQGNRAFAKAYNNDDNLALNYASAGIYVSWDIFNRKNNSEVQKAKISQTKTQLQIQKTLNELTSQIININKNLKQIKKQLLLTKESISLKEELLKGAKVAFKLNRMTVDEYLGYENDLAKARADYASLIALKNSLIAQKAFIYGKNLKKVFK, encoded by the coding sequence ATGAAAAAAACGCTACTGTTAACATCACTGATACTGACGTTAAACGCATCAGAAATCACCAAACTTCTGGATGCGATACAAAAAACGCCGGATACTAAACTGGACAATATTATGATTAAAGAAATGAAAACGAACAAAAAAGAGCTTATAAACTCTTTATACCCGAAAGTTTCTCTTTTCGCCAGTGCCGAACATTTCAACGTACCTACAAGCATGAGGCCTCTGCCTCCTACTGAAAGCGCAATGCTTCTCAAAACAAACGGAACTTTGCCGTTTTCAAAAAACATTTACCGCATCGGTTTTAATATTTCAATGCCGATTTTTATCAAAGAAATATACGATAATAAAAAAAGAATGGACTTCTTATTAAAAGCCACAAAATATCAGGCCAAACTGAATCTTTTAAAAAGGGAAGCATCTCTTATAACTTTAATCAGCAACCTTAATTATCTGTTTGATCTAAAAAAAGCGCTGAAAATACAGCAAAATTCAATACAAACCACATACAACGCAATAAAAGTAGGCGTAAACGTGGGAAGAATACCGGAATTTAAACTGCTTAGACTTAAAGATTCTTTAAATCAGATAAAAACAAAAATAAGCGAAGTCGATACGAAAATAGAAGACATAAAAGCCAAAATATACGTACTGACCGACATATATGTAAACAAACCTGTAAATTTCATAAGTTTTAAAGTAAAAAAAGGCGAATTTTTTGCTCTTAAACCTCTTAAAGAAAATTTAAAAGCCACATATTACGAAATAAAATCAAAAAAAGACGCATACCTTCCTAAAGTATCTCTTAAAATACAGGGAAACCGTGCGTTTGCCAAAGCATACAACAATGACGACAATTTAGCTTTAAATTATGCCAGTGCCGGAATATATGTAAGCTGGGATATATTCAATAGAAAAAACAATTCGGAAGTTCAAAAAGCAAAAATTTCACAGACAAAAACACAGCTTCAGATACAAAAAACCTTAAACGAACTGACTTCCCAGATTATAAACATAAACAAAAACCTAAAACAGATAAAAAAACAGCTTCTTTTAACAAAAGAGTCTATTTCTCTGAAAGAAGAACTGTTAAAAGGAGCAAAAGTGGCGTTTAAATTAAACAGAATGACTGTAGACGAATATTTAGGATATGAAAACGATCTGGCAAAAGCCAGAGCCGATTATGCAAGCCTAATCGCATTAAAAAATTCATTAATAGCTCAAAAAGCGTTTATATACGGAAAAAATCTTAAAAAGGTGTTCAAATGA
- a CDS encoding TetR/AcrR family transcriptional regulator, which yields MATKDEILKVSIKLFANNGYENTSLEEIAKEAGITKPAIYYHFKNKKKLYNEIFVEKFKKLSFEFKSTLEENIKNYIYTLGEFFIKNPCMAKLFAKEITSEAVHLEDETLKIISKTLKHLTVILKETDLNPFYVQTVIVSTFTTYANTLKLREKMTGIVKAENLIKDFDITEEIYQTLIQYIKAHK from the coding sequence ATGGCCACAAAAGACGAAATTTTAAAAGTATCCATTAAACTGTTCGCAAACAACGGCTATGAAAACACTTCTTTGGAAGAGATAGCCAAAGAAGCCGGAATTACCAAACCGGCTATTTATTATCATTTTAAAAACAAAAAAAAGCTATACAATGAAATTTTTGTAGAAAAATTCAAAAAACTATCTTTTGAATTTAAGTCGACATTGGAAGAGAATATAAAAAACTATATCTATACGCTGGGTGAGTTTTTTATCAAAAATCCTTGTATGGCAAAACTTTTCGCAAAAGAAATTACAAGCGAAGCCGTACATCTTGAAGACGAAACCTTAAAAATCATCTCAAAAACTCTTAAACATTTAACGGTAATACTCAAAGAAACGGACTTAAATCCGTTTTACGTCCAAACCGTTATAGTTTCAACGTTTACGACATACGCCAATACGCTGAAACTAAGAGAAAAAATGACCGGTATTGTAAAAGCCGAAAATTTAATCAAAGATTTTGATATAACGGAAGAGATATATCAGACACTAATCCAATACATAAAGGCGCATAAATGA
- a CDS encoding ferritin-like domain-containing protein codes for MFFYENLEKIIKCSDINKKFEMFYELWNNKENLNFTSDKQPETFTKPSYADFCEIVHPSRVPRRRGFETNEKKAVLLHAIVHIEYSAIDLALDACYRFRNLPEEFYFDWLEVAEDEIRHFQMINSLLQKTGYKYGDFPVHNSLFEASQKTQDLLSRMAIIPRWYEAGGLDANEKIIKKLQKTNDPFANELIEALLVILKEEIPHVKKGDKWFKFECKRQNLEPVETYFKIVDSFFKDWKKKDLNVAARLKAGFTCKELKILNEKTEC; via the coding sequence ATGTTTTTTTATGAAAATTTAGAAAAAATTATAAAGTGCAGCGATATAAATAAAAAATTCGAAATGTTTTACGAGCTTTGGAATAATAAAGAAAATTTAAATTTCACATCAGACAAACAGCCTGAAACATTTACAAAACCGAGCTATGCGGATTTTTGCGAAATAGTCCATCCCTCAAGAGTGCCTAGAAGAAGAGGATTTGAAACAAATGAAAAAAAAGCCGTGCTTTTACATGCAATTGTTCATATAGAATACAGCGCAATCGATCTGGCGCTTGACGCCTGCTACAGATTCAGAAATCTGCCGGAAGAATTTTACTTCGACTGGCTCGAAGTGGCGGAAGATGAAATTAGACATTTTCAGATGATAAATTCACTTTTACAAAAAACCGGTTATAAATACGGAGATTTCCCCGTTCATAACTCTTTATTCGAAGCCAGTCAAAAAACACAGGACCTTTTAAGCAGAATGGCAATAATACCGAGATGGTACGAAGCCGGAGGACTTGACGCCAATGAAAAAATAATAAAAAAACTTCAAAAAACAAACGATCCGTTTGCAAATGAGCTAATCGAAGCTCTGCTTGTAATACTTAAAGAAGAAATCCCTCATGTCAAAAAAGGAGACAAATGGTTTAAATTCGAGTGCAAACGCCAAAATCTCGAACCGGTAGAAACGTATTTTAAAATAGTCGACAGTTTTTTTAAAGACTGGAAGAAAAAAGATTTAAATGTAGCGGCCAGACTCAAAGCCGGCTTTACATGCAAAGAGCTTAAAATATTAAATGAAAAAACAGAGTGCTAG
- the moaA gene encoding GTP 3',8-cyclase MoaA, which translates to MLIDKFDRKIDYIRVSVTSRCNFRCLYCMPNTPFEWEPHENILRYEEMFEFLKLAIDEGIKKIRITGGEPLLRKDLDVFVKMLHDYKPDLDLALTTNGYYLKEYAKVLKDAGLKRVNMSLDSLKPEVAARIAQKDMLKRVMEGLDEALDAGLKVKLNTVVMNGINDGEIVDLLDFAKSKNVIIRFIEFMENERAYPGIKRVDSKIILDKIKEKYSFKELPKDNSASRYFEMEDGYVFGIIEPHNEDFCKSCNRIRLTAEGYLIPCLFFTESYNIKEALRAGDINKAAHILKEVVANKPEKNDWQDEEVSTRAFWETGG; encoded by the coding sequence ATGTTAATTGATAAATTCGACAGAAAAATAGACTATATCAGGGTTTCGGTTACAAGCAGATGTAATTTCAGGTGTCTTTACTGTATGCCTAACACTCCGTTTGAATGGGAACCTCACGAAAACATACTCAGATACGAAGAGATGTTTGAATTTCTGAAACTCGCGATTGACGAAGGAATCAAAAAAATAAGAATTACAGGCGGAGAACCGCTTCTAAGAAAAGATTTGGACGTATTCGTAAAAATGCTTCACGATTATAAACCTGATCTGGATCTGGCTCTTACAACAAACGGCTATTATCTTAAAGAATACGCAAAGGTGTTAAAAGACGCAGGGCTTAAAAGGGTCAATATGTCCCTTGATTCCCTAAAGCCGGAAGTAGCGGCTAGAATAGCTCAGAAAGATATGTTAAAAAGAGTTATGGAAGGGCTGGACGAAGCTTTGGACGCGGGGCTTAAAGTAAAGCTCAATACGGTTGTAATGAACGGAATAAACGACGGTGAAATTGTTGATTTGTTAGATTTTGCCAAAAGTAAGAACGTAATAATCAGATTTATTGAATTTATGGAAAACGAAAGAGCTTATCCCGGAATCAAAAGAGTGGATTCAAAAATAATTCTAGATAAAATAAAAGAAAAGTATTCATTTAAAGAACTGCCTAAAGATAACAGCGCAAGCAGATATTTCGAAATGGAAGACGGTTATGTTTTCGGTATAATCGAACCGCACAACGAAGATTTTTGTAAAAGCTGCAACAGAATCCGTCTGACTGCCGAAGGGTATCTGATTCCGTGTCTTTTCTTTACGGAAAGCTACAATATAAAAGAAGCGTTAAGAGCGGGGGATATTAATAAAGCGGCGCATATATTAAAAGAAGTTGTTGCAAACAAACCCGAAAAAAACGACTGGCAGGATGAAGAAGTGTCAACACGAGCGTTTTGGGAAACCGGAGGATAA
- a CDS encoding Sir2 family NAD-dependent protein deacetylase: protein MEEIKKAARAIREAKYMLITAGAGMGVDSGLPDFRGNEGFWKAYPIAEKLGLSFQALANPRWFDINPRLAWAFYGHRLNMYRNTEPHEGFKILLTMPHSKFVFTSNVDGHFQKAGFSELKVVEIHGSIHYLQCSEPCSDSIWENRENIEIDEEKFEALNFPLCKNCKNIARPNILMFSDLRFVDKRVDLQLARFEYWLSQIDDKLVIIEIGAGKAVPTVRMMSEKVKRNFDATLIRINPLEAEGADIQIKKGALDALREIRKYM, encoded by the coding sequence ATGGAAGAGATTAAAAAAGCGGCAAGAGCCATCAGGGAAGCTAAATATATGCTTATAACCGCGGGAGCCGGAATGGGCGTTGACAGCGGGCTTCCTGATTTCAGGGGGAATGAAGGCTTTTGGAAAGCATATCCTATTGCCGAAAAACTAGGTCTTAGTTTTCAGGCCCTAGCGAATCCCAGATGGTTTGATATAAACCCGCGCCTTGCCTGGGCTTTTTACGGACACAGGCTTAATATGTATAGAAATACCGAACCTCATGAAGGTTTTAAAATACTTTTAACCATGCCTCACAGTAAATTTGTTTTTACTTCCAATGTTGACGGACATTTTCAAAAAGCGGGTTTCAGCGAGCTTAAAGTGGTTGAAATACATGGAAGTATACATTATCTGCAGTGCAGCGAGCCGTGCAGCGATTCAATATGGGAAAACAGGGAGAATATTGAGATTGACGAAGAAAAGTTCGAAGCGCTTAATTTCCCTCTTTGTAAAAACTGTAAAAATATCGCTAGACCTAATATTCTGATGTTCAGCGATTTAAGGTTTGTAGATAAAAGAGTGGATTTGCAGCTTGCAAGATTTGAATACTGGCTTTCTCAAATTGACGATAAACTTGTTATAATTGAAATCGGTGCAGGCAAAGCAGTGCCTACAGTCAGAATGATGAGTGAAAAAGTTAAAAGAAATTTTGACGCCACGCTCATAAGAATAAATCCTTTAGAAGCCGAAGGCGCCGATATACAGATAAAAAAAGGCGCATTGGACGCTTTGAGGGAAATCAGAAAGTATATGTAA